CGCCCAAAGTTCCTTAGCATCAGCGATAGGGATCTGAGCCCAGCCCATCGAAGGTGACTCAGCGATGGTCAGTTCCACCGGTTTCACGGCCACTTTCGTTGGCGTCGCCTCCGGAGCCTTAGTCGGGGTTGGCGCTGGCTTGGTCGGCGTCGGCGCCACCACTTTCGTTGGCGTTGGCGTTGGGGCAGCCGCCGGGGCACAGCTGGCCACAAGTAGTGACACAAGGCATAGCATCGAGACAGTGAACACAATTCTCTTCATAGTTCGGTCTGCTCCTTTCTGCTTTTAATCTTGGGAATCACCAGTATTCAGCCGACTTCTCTTACTGTCATCACCTCCTTTTATTTTCAGGTGCCCTCATCCCCCTTACCCCCTTCTCCCGCAAAGCGGGAGAAGGGGGAATTGGGAGCTAGGGCGGAGCCCTAGAACCCTCCCAGAAGGGGGATTCCCCTTCTGGACTATCCCCTTGAGAGATGGGGGGATCGGATCTAGTCTGTATCCCGATTCACTCCAAGTAGTGGGGCTGCGCCCTCCCTCCTTGACCACCCCAGCGGGAGAGGTAAGAAGCGTAGGCTAGACACAGCCCCAGAACCCCTCCCAGAGGGGGTGATTCCTCTTCTGGACTACCCCCCAGGCGGGAGAGGGGAAATCATAATCTGGACGTAGCCCCGGAACCCTCCCTAAGTGTGGGGCTCGTCTCTGCCCTCGGTACCCCTCCTCGACCTCCCCATCTACTAGTCCTCCTCGACGGCGATCACCCTGGCCGGGGCGCCATCGGTCCCCTTCAGCTTCAGCGGCAGACAGATGAACGTAACCCTTGGCTTGGTAATCGCCCCCAGGTTGGTACACCACTCGATCAGGATGATCCCTTTTCCCAAGAACTTCTTATGATTTTGTTCATGCAATGGGGATGGCCAACGACGCTCTGGAGGGGGATGCAAGGGATGGTCATCGGTCATGAAATCCTGGGCCAGGGCCTTTATCCCCTTGCTTATCAGCCAGTCACAGGCATCGGGGGCAAGGTGGATCATCTCCTCCCAGAACCGTTCGGTGCCCCAGGCGCGGTCGGTCCAACCGGTGCGGATTATGGCGATGTCACCCTCCTGCACCTCTGCCCCTGAGGCCTCTAAATCAGCAGCCGTGACGGCCTCGTTCGGCCGCTTATGGCTCATATCAATGACCACAGCCTCGCCTACCAGTTGCTCAAGGGGGATCTCATGATTGGCTAGGCCACCCTTTATGCAGTGATTAGGAGCATCGATATGGGTATAGCTCTGAGTCGTGGTCTCGAACCGCTGGACGAAGAAGCCATGCTCCTCGATAGTTTCAATCGTCTCGAATTTCGTCGGCGGCTCTGGCGCCCCCATCACCTTACTGCGGGGAAATTGGACCCATTTCACCTCTGGATCAACGGTTAGACTCAGGTCGATCAGTCGCTTCACCATCAGAGTACTCCTTTTGCTTTTTAAGCTGAAGGGCGGCGGCGCCCCTCCTGGGGCAGAATCGCCTTGACCTCCTGGTCAAAGGCGATCAAGATCTCCTCCCGAATCAGGTCGAGGATAGTATGTTTCGTCTCCACATAGGTGGAGGAGGTGATGATTTCAGGGGTGCGGGGGCACGGGAGGAGGTTAGTGATGATCTGTTTGACCCGCCCCGGACGAGCCGTCATCAGGCAGATCCTGTCACCCAGGAGGATGGACTCATCAATGTCGTGGGTCACGAAGACGA
This genomic stretch from Chloroflexota bacterium harbors:
- a CDS encoding cyclase family protein, giving the protein MVKRLIDLSLTVDPEVKWVQFPRSKVMGAPEPPTKFETIETIEEHGFFVQRFETTTQSYTHIDAPNHCIKGGLANHEIPLEQLVGEAVVIDMSHKRPNEAVTAADLEASGAEVQEGDIAIIRTGWTDRAWGTERFWEEMIHLAPDACDWLISKGIKALAQDFMTDDHPLHPPPERRWPSPLHEQNHKKFLGKGIILIEWCTNLGAITKPRVTFICLPLKLKGTDGAPARVIAVEED